In the genome of Burkholderia sp. PAMC 26561, the window CGACATAAAGGTGGCGCGCGTCCATCAATTCCGGGTTCAATATCACAGCTGTATCTGCTTCAAGACCTTTCAAAAGTAGTGTGCTACCAACCGCGCGCCGAATTGTTGGGCGACCGAGGTGGCGATTGCGCTCACGCGATTGTGCGACGGCTTCTGCGAACGTGCATTTACCGAGAGAGGCCATTGCAAACGCAGACCGCAAAACCCGAAGCGCCTCGGGCCGGTAAACTCTTGCATTGGGCGCGTCCTCTAGTGCACGCAAGACAATCTGTGCCAAAGAGAAGGATGGGGCACGCTGAAAATCCAGAGTGGCGGATTCCGAAACAGACGCCTCGTTTCGCGCGGTTCCGCGACCAAGTACGTGCATGCGGCGCAATAGCTCTGCTTTGCCGACGCCGGTCATGAGCTCAGCGGCGAATGAGAGCAGGCATTCGAGCGCTCTCGCATCGGCGAGGTCAAACTCACGGCCAAACTTGGTAAGGTCCTTCAAGTCGACCGCTTCGACGGTCGTCGCGCCGAAAGTCTGTGACGCCATCAGTCGTTGACTCCGGGGACTTTTGCTATCACCGATAATCAGAACGGCGCCATCGGGAGTAGAAGGTTTGGTTTGTGCGGCTTCCTGGCGAACCTTATGGGCGGGACCGTCCTCGTTCGGGAGTAACTTCCAGAATACCTCCTCGGGTGCTAGACGGAGGTCAACAGGCTGCCCGGCAAGCAGCAACTGGCGCACCGTCATTAGCCAGGTTCCCAGCCCCTCGGTTCCCGCATTTTTCCATCTCCAGGGTGTCGCAAGTTCGCCGACCGGAGGAAAAATCTTGTGGACATTCGTCGTCCAATCCACTGTCGGCTCATCAAAACCAAAGATGGCTTGGAGAGGGTCGCCGAGCACGCATGTCGGCAGCACCGTCGCCGTCCAGCCGATAATGTTGTGTTGAGCAACAGTGCAATCTTGGTATTCGTCGACGAGCAGATGGCTGTATGTAGCCTGAAGCGCATCGCTGATGTCGCCGCTGCGCAGCAGGGTTCGCGCCGCTTTGCGGATGTCGATATAGTCCGAAACCGGGTGGTTCAGCATTTCAATGGCCCGGTCATGGCCGCTACGCAGGGGAAAGCTGGAGATGAGCCGAATTGACCAGCTATCGATGGTTGCAACGCGATAGACATGCTTTGGCACGCCAGCCTTCACAAGTCGGGCTTCCAGCGCAGACCGGCCTGCGTTCGTATGGGTCAATACCAAGACGGGTTTGTGCCCTGAATGAGCAGCGAGGCAATCTGCAATGAGTTGCGTCTTTCCGCAGCCGGCCGGCGCCGTTACCGTGCCGCGCCTCAATGAAAGTAGGTCAAGCTCAGGCATTGTGTGCCCACTTGAAAAGCGCTGCTACGATGCCAATGAAGTCTTCGTCCGCGTCCTTTAAATGCGGTCCGACTATATCGCGGGCCACTGCCTCCATCTTTGATATCGACTTGAACCAGCCTGCCTTGCGGGTGCGCGAAGCAATGCCGAGAACGACTCGAGTCTCAAATGAATATTCCCCGACAAGGCTTTCAATTTGTACCTTGTCGAGATTCAACTTGCCGTCCGACTTGGTCTTAATGTGAGCGTCGACCTTTCCATCTTCGGTGAGCTGGAGCGCTCGAGCGATTAGCTTGTCGACGGCATCGTCCGGAAGGCTTGTGAAAAGCTCGTCCTCAAGCGCTTTCCCGCCGCGCCACGTAACGTGGTATCCGCCAGCAGTTTTGAATTCCTCTACCAACTTTGCGGTGGGTGCCTTGTCTGCGTCCTGCACAACGGCAACTCGGTATCCAAGCTTTTGGAAGGCCTTTGCTTTGTGGAAGCAAGTGTCAGCCTCGCCTCCGCCGGCGTCGGCATACGAGACGCCGGACGACTGCAGTGACTCGTCGCCCTCGTTGACGAAGAAATCATTCAGTCCTCGAATGAAGCCTATCTCGCTCGCTCCCTCACACACGAGCACCGTTCGGGCAAGGAAGGCCTCGGGATACGCTCTAATGGCCCCTTGCACGTCGTTGTCCGCTCCTACAGGTTCGGCCTGATGGCCACCAGTGTGAGTCCGGAGCACAAAGAGCTGCGTGCCCGTCAGCTCCCTCAAAGCCACAGGAGAATGCGTGGTGATGAAGGCTTGTAGCGGTGGCGTCTTTTCCTTCGAACCCAACGAGTTCAGCAGCCGTGTGAGCCGATGTGGCTCAAGTCCGTATTCAATCTCATCGACCAGTACGACACTTGCGAGCGCGGCCGCTTCGCGATGAAGGCCCGCAATGAGCAGTCGGCTAGACCCGGTACCCAGGTTGCGTAGAGGAATGCCATCTTCGGAATGGAGCGAGATGGCCCCGTCGCCAAAGGAGACCGCATGGGTGTCGAGAAGAGCGGTGGCAGAAGCGCCGACCGGTACGCCCAAACTGTTTGCGGTCTTGGTGACCGCTTTCAGGGCATTCTCGAGTTGTGGTGCTGCCCTAGCACCAAAGCCGGAGCGCGCTTCTCGCGCGGCCTTTAAGAGCTCGGACCCAACGTTGGCCCGCTCATCGGAAAGACGATTCAAGACCGAGCCTCTGGTCCACGATAGGTTGGCGTTTGGATGGTACCCAAGTCGGGCCGGAGCGAGCGCCGTCCTGTCCTTCCACCGGAGCGCACGCGGAGGGTCTTCCGTTACAGTTCGCTCCGAAAACAGCGACCACACAGGCTCGAGGTCAGCTTTCACAGTAAGTCGCTGCGTGAGTACCATTTCGAGCCCTTTACGCGGCTCATCCTCGACTTCGCCCGTTGCTTGGTCGAAGCCCCGTAGGCAAGCCCCGTAGTGCTCAATGCTCTTGAGGGAATCTGGCAGCGAACCGAGCGTTAGCCTAATAATAATGTCCTGCGTGACATCGAGATTGAAGAAATCGGTGTCGGAGATATTGAGGTTACGTCGCGCGCCGAGGCAGTAATCAATGGCGTCAAGAACGGTGGATTTACCGCCATCACCAAGACCGATGAGACAATTGATACCTTCCGACGGTGCCCAGGAAAATGAGCGAATGGAGCGAAAGTTGTTGATTTCGATTTTTCGAATGCGGACCACTGTTTCTCCCTATCGACCTGGCCTTACTGCCCCCGCACATGCGCGAACTAAAGGATT includes:
- a CDS encoding AAA family ATPase, with translation MVRIRKIEINNFRSIRSFSWAPSEGINCLIGLGDGGKSTVLDAIDYCLGARRNLNISDTDFFNLDVTQDIIIRLTLGSLPDSLKSIEHYGACLRGFDQATGEVEDEPRKGLEMVLTQRLTVKADLEPVWSLFSERTVTEDPPRALRWKDRTALAPARLGYHPNANLSWTRGSVLNRLSDERANVGSELLKAAREARSGFGARAAPQLENALKAVTKTANSLGVPVGASATALLDTHAVSFGDGAISLHSEDGIPLRNLGTGSSRLLIAGLHREAAALASVVLVDEIEYGLEPHRLTRLLNSLGSKEKTPPLQAFITTHSPVALRELTGTQLFVLRTHTGGHQAEPVGADNDVQGAIRAYPEAFLARTVLVCEGASEIGFIRGLNDFFVNEGDESLQSSGVSYADAGGGEADTCFHKAKAFQKLGYRVAVVQDADKAPTAKLVEEFKTAGGYHVTWRGGKALEDELFTSLPDDAVDKLIARALQLTEDGKVDAHIKTKSDGKLNLDKVQIESLVGEYSFETRVVLGIASRTRKAGWFKSISKMEAVARDIVGPHLKDADEDFIGIVAALFKWAHNA
- a CDS encoding UvrD-helicase domain-containing protein, with the protein product MPELDLLSLRRGTVTAPAGCGKTQLIADCLAAHSGHKPVLVLTHTNAGRSALEARLVKAGVPKHVYRVATIDSWSIRLISSFPLRSGHDRAIEMLNHPVSDYIDIRKAARTLLRSGDISDALQATYSHLLVDEYQDCTVAQHNIIGWTATVLPTCVLGDPLQAIFGFDEPTVDWTTNVHKIFPPVGELATPWRWKNAGTEGLGTWLMTVRQLLLAGQPVDLRLAPEEVFWKLLPNEDGPAHKVRQEAAQTKPSTPDGAVLIIGDSKSPRSQRLMASQTFGATTVEAVDLKDLTKFGREFDLADARALECLLSFAAELMTGVGKAELLRRMHVLGRGTARNEASVSESATLDFQRAPSFSLAQIVLRALEDAPNARVYRPEALRVLRSAFAMASLGKCTFAEAVAQSRERNRHLGRPTIRRAVGSTLLLKGLEADTAVILNPELMDARHLYVALTRGARKLVVCSRTPILIPSP